In the genome of Aspergillus luchuensis IFO 4308 DNA, chromosome 2, nearly complete sequence, one region contains:
- a CDS encoding uncharacterized protein (COG:U;~EggNog:ENOG410QDWV;~InterPro:IPR020846,IPR011701,IPR036259;~PFAM:PF07690;~TransMembrane:12 (i84-102o122-140i152-174o180-199i211-234o240-259i310-328o348-370i391-412o424-446i453-475o487-508i);~go_function: GO:0022857 - transmembrane transporter activity [Evidence IEA];~go_process: GO:0055085 - transmembrane transport [Evidence IEA]): MEKPGVQHVENDDGDENLAVKRRDDHDLEAFNGSHGKDIEEKDSDTLTEDHRQYLIQKYGTVELDPIPDMTDADPYNWPTWKKVINLALVAFHAMMATFSASSIQSAFVEIAEDLGVSVQRASYLTSLVIAILGGAPLFWMPLSNRYGRRPIFLLSLLCSLVANVGCAKSPSYATMGFCRALVAFFISPAAAIGSAVVAETFFKKDRARCMGVWAVMVTLGVPLAPLLFGFVTSRVGYRWIYWILAITNGVQFITYLIFGQETLYIRGSPASHVSNPTLRQRFLDVKRIDPTPLEIWDFLRPISMATRPCVMIPAAAYAMVFLLGGILPSIEMPQLFPEMFGLDSEQVGLQFIAMIIGSLLGDQVGGFLSDRWMLYGRKKTQRTIAPEFRLWISYPGIALTIVGIVIFLVQLDHASSQWNITPLVGVTIGSIGNQIVTTVSFTYAVDCYRSEAASVGVFITLVRQTWGFIGPFWFPQMLENVGYLGSTGIAIALIVAVSAIPMALLHWKGKAWR; the protein is encoded by the exons ATGGAAAAGCCCGGCGTTCAGCATGTtgagaatgatgatggtgatgagaacCTCGCCGTCAAAAGAAGGGATGACCATGATTTAGAGGCGTTCAATGGGTCTCATGGTAAAGATATTGAAGAAAAGGACTCAGATACTCTGACGGAAGATCATCGTCAATATCTGATTCAGAAATATGGAACAGTAGAACTGGATCCTATCCCGGACATGACTGACGCTGATCCCTATAATTGGCCGACATGGAAG AAAGTCATCAACTTAGCTCTAGTTGCGTTCCACGCTATGATGGCAACTTTTTCGGCGTCTTCAATCCAATCCGCCTTCGTTGAGATAGCAGAGGACCTTGGTGTCAGCGTACAAAGAGCAAGCTACTTAACTTCCCTAGTCATTGCCATTCTCGGGGGTGCGCCTCTTTTCTGGATGCCATTGTCCAACCGCTATGGTCGACGTCCTATATTCCTGCTTTCGCTGCTATGCAGTCTGGTTGCTAATGTGGGCTGCGCCAAAAGTCCGTCATATGCGACTATGGGATTTTGCCGGGCCCTTGTTGCCTTTTTTATAAGCCCTGCCGCTGCTATTGGTAGTGCTGTCGTCGCCGAGACTTTTTTCAAGAAAGACCGCGCAAGATGTATGGGCGTGTGGGCCGTCATGGTAACTTTGGGTGTGCCGCTTGCACCTCTGCTTTTTGGGTTCGTTACTAGTCGTGTGGGATACCGGTGGATCTACTGGATATTGGCTATC ACCAACGGCGTTCAGTTCATCACATACCTGATCTTCGGCCAAGAAACTCTCTACATCCGTGGTAGCCCTGCTAGTCACGTCAGTAACCCAACCCTTCGCCAACGATTCCTTGATGTGAAGCGTATTGATCCAACGCCCTTGGAAATATGGGACTTTTTACGCCCCATCAGCATGGCAACACGGCCCTGTGTTATGATTCCGGCCGCCGCTTATGCGATGGTATTCCTCCTCGGTGGTATTCTCCCATCAATTGAGATGCCGCAACTCTTCCCCGAGATGTTTGGACTTGACTCGGAGCAGGTGGGTCTGCAGTTTATCGCGATGATCATCGGCTCTCTGCTCGGCGATCAGGTTGGGGGCTTCTTATCCGACCGTTGGATGCTGTACGGGCGGAAGAAAACGCAGCGGACCATTGCACCGGAATTCAGACTCTGGATAAGCTATCCGGGTATTGCCCTGACGATAGTTGGCATCGTTATCTTCCTTGTCCAGCTAGATCATGCTTCGTCGCAGTGGAATATCACTCCGTTGGTTGGGGTCACCATTGGGTCTATTGGAAACCAAATCGTCACTACCGTCAGCTTCACGTATGCCGTGGATTGTTATCGATCAGAAGCAGCAAGCGTTGGTGTTTTTATCACGTTGGTGCGACAGACGTGGGGATTCATAGGACCCTTCTG GTTTCCGCAAATGTTGGAGAATGTTGGGTATCTAGGGAGTACGGGGATTGCAATTGCCTTGATCGTAGCTGTTAGTGCCATTCCAATGGCTCTGTTGCATTGGAAGGGGAAGGCTTGGAGGTAG
- a CDS encoding putative zinc knuckle transcription factor (CnjB) (COG:A;~EggNog:ENOG410PK44;~InterPro:IPR041670,IPR025836,IPR001878,IPR036875;~PFAM:PF15288,PF00098;~go_function: GO:0003676 - nucleic acid binding [Evidence IEA];~go_function: GO:0008270 - zinc ion binding [Evidence IEA]) has product MAGWTLEGDGDDNGTWGGGNDAGFSNDENARPGHFSTEPGYGGDDFAPATEGHGDDNRCRNCGSDGHFARNCPEPRKDIACFNCGEDGHNKSECTKPRIFKGACRICNKEGHPAAECPEKAPDVCKNCKMEGHKTMDCKENRRFDLNHIPDKLPEEAWAILKKASDERDLEDFREGLKVYSKSLPQATFVDIENKLREEDLNFYLIALDKEVNDCISLIDLQGKLNCTYVVGFFYSPKPQRANLRERWPSSVEDNLERLADAGLPYDRQVPKCNNCGALGHTFRGCKEEREERERVGVKCVNCSADGHRARDCPEPRRNVFACRNCGSEDHKASECPNPRSAENVECKRCNEMGHFAKDCPQKPPPRTCRNCGSEDHVAKECDKPRDVSTVTCRNCDEVGHFSRDCPKKRDYSRVKCNNCGEMGHTIKRCPTANATEDAPHDDSHSFNAPVNDEWNENGGTQWNESGGTQQESAPAEEGEWNVGSTPGW; this is encoded by the exons ATGGCCGGCTGGACGctcgaaggagatggagatgacaaTGGCACCTGGGGTGGTGGCAATGACGCTG GCTTCAGTAATGATGAGAACGCTAGGCCTGGTCACTTCAGTACTGAACCCGGATACGGTGGTGATGACTTTGCTCCTGCGACTGAAGGCCATGGCGATGATAATCGGTGCCGGAA CTGTGGAAGCGACGGTCACTTTGCTCGCAACTGTCCCGAACCGCGCAAGGACATAGCATGCTTCAATTGCGGCGAGGACGG ACATAACAAGTCTGAGTGCACTAAGCCTCGTATTTTCAAGGGTGCTTGCCGTATCTGCAACAAGGAAGGACATCCAGCCGCTGAATGCCCTGAAAAGGCTCCCGACGTGTGCAAGAATTGCAAGATGGAAG GTCACAAGACTATGGACTGCAAGGAAAACCGTCGTTTTGATCTGAACCACATTCCTGACAAGCTCCCCGAGGAGGCTTGGGCCATTCTGAAGAAAGCTAGTGACGAAAGAGATCTCGAAGATTTCCGTGAG GGACTTAAGGTGTACTCCAAGTCTCTTCCGCAGGCCACTTTCGTGGACATCGAAAACAAATTGCGTGAAGAGGACCTTAATTTCTACCTTATTGCACTG GACAAGGAGGTCAATGATTGTATCAGCCTCATTGATCTTCAGGGGAAGCTGAACTGCACATACGTGGTCGGCTTTTTCTACAGCCCTAAGCCGCAGCGCGCCAATCTCAGAGAACGCTGGCCGTCTTCCGTCGAGGACAATCTTGAACGTCTTGCTGACGCCGGTCTGCCTTACGATCGACAGGTCCCCAAGTGCAACAATTGCGGCG CATTGGGTCACACTTTTCGTGGCTGTAAGGAGGAGCGAGAGGAACGTGAGCGTGTCGGCGTTAAATGCGTCAACTGCAGTGCTGATGGACATCGTGCTCGCGATTGCCCTGAGCCACGTCGCAATGTTTTTGCTTGTCGTAACTGCGG CTCGGAGGACCACAAGGCATCAGAATGTCCCAACCCTCGCTCTGCAGAGAACGTTGAATGCAAGCGATGCAACGAGA TGGGACATTTCGCGAAGGACTGTCCTCAGAAACCACCTCCCAGAACCTGCCGCAACTGCGG ATCCGAGGATCACGTTGCAAAAGAATGTGACAAGCCGCGCGATGTCTCTACTGTTACCTGCCGGAACTGCGATGAGG TCGGACACTTCAGTCGTGACTGCCCCAAGAAGCGAGACTATTCCCGTGTCAAGTGCAACAACTGTGGTGAAA TGGGCCATACCATCAAGCGTTGCCCTACCGCCAATGCCACCGAGGACGCCCCTCACGACGACAGCCACAGTTTCAACGCGCCTGTCAACGACGAGTGGAATGAAAACGGAGGAACTCAGTGGAACGAGAGTGGAGGAACTCAACAGGAAAGCGCCCCGGCCGAGGAAGGTGAATGGAATGTCGGTTCCACTCCTGGTTGGTAG
- a CDS encoding uncharacterized protein (COG:Q;~EggNog:ENOG410PFN7;~InterPro:IPR027417,IPR010929,IPR003439,IPR013525;~PFAM:PF01061,PF00005,PF06422;~TransMembrane:12 (i386-405o411-433i472-489o495-515i527-546o633-655i1039-1058o1070-1092i1113-1136o1156-1174i1181-1197o1302-1322i);~go_component: GO:0016020 - membrane [Evidence IEA];~go_component: GO:0016021 - integral component of membrane [Evidence IEA];~go_function: GO:0005524 - ATP binding [Evidence IEA];~go_function: GO:0042626 - ATPase-coupled transmembrane transporter activity [Evidence IEA];~go_process: GO:0055085 - transmembrane transport [Evidence IEA]) yields the protein MTFQNLHVLGFRPEARKLTALGVFSALLRPRDTFSRGRKPSKSIVQNLNGVISNGELLLILGRPGAGCSTVAKTLCGKLDGLKLDPESVFHYHGIPHQQTPENVKRAILYNYGTDKHFSHLTVGQTLEFAASIRAPTERLQGITRTEYAKAITKVVVAVFGLSHTYSTEVKDVTEGERKRVSIAEVILSGASLAAWDKSTQSLASTEALKFVQSLRLVADLGSSSHVVAAYEASEAMYDLFDKTLLLYEGRQIFYGSSSEAKGFFERQGWYRHPHQSTAEFLTSITNPTERQPRRGMENRVPRTPKDFETYWCQSPEYQELQREMSGHKQIVGAHSRERLLDPELDEEQKQLRKTQFGSQYPGILLQVRLTTIRAYQRAWNERASAACKITVNFIIALLIGSMFYNTPATTAGFFSKGSVLFYLVMLNSFLPLTELSSQLSQRPVVEKHASFGFYYPMAESLAILLSEIPKNFLLVLVNTIVIYFMSNLRREPSQFFICFLINFVLIHVASAAFRMTAAVTKTLAQVQALAGMLVLWVFIFTGFIIPEPRMPHWFEFVHDINPIYYAYEALVANEFHGREFGCAEFVPSQPNLQTNAYICSAVGAVAGHRTVSGDDYIWQTYRYTYDHVWRNFGILIVFLVGWMGLYFVVTEFIAHSTIHFGSKSAYLRHEEHRKDEEAGKGPVTPDQDTTGNVRQNKFSFIEPQRNDLSWRDVVCEIHTSSGNHRILDQVTGWAKPGTITALMSHNSVQKAELLKVLAQRFTTGTVSGDILFNNCLLSSNFQRKMGYVQQQDIHLDTATVREALRFSAVLRQPHSVSKEDKHTYVEQIIKALEMEDYADSVVGVVGEGLNVKQRRLLSIGVELAAKPEILFVEEPVSGLEVQNSRAIYRILQKLADAGQTIICTLQPSMMAFKQVDQLLFLSGEGRTVYFGSTGENAQPLLDYVESNGASRALRQDEDAAEYIVEILSTATNKYGETWPDIWAKNNQVDPIHEEFENVHTQNNNNPKDNKEFAIPLHLQFPIIFRRTLQQYRRSPLSILSRILLQISAVLIITFSFYKHGTSISGLQETIFSAFMICTLFIPIVHQIIPFLTKHHTIYQTRERLTKTYSSKVLILSLILTELLYQIPLSICIWAIYYYPISDTTTTTQSTPRQGLILLFFIQFFLYALSFALLTISTSTLILATCTFMALTFNGVMQPPHALPGFWMFMYRVSPFTYFVAGVTSTQLHGVAVDCSSAELAVFDPPPGQTCVEYLGDYLKTVPGRLISPEAMTSCEYCPYSTADQFLAERDYRFDRRWMDFGVGWAFVGFNLGVAVLVYYVFWGRRWRSRLGAWERVVMWWRRFTR from the exons ATGACCTTTCAAAACCTGCATGTTTTGGGATTTAGGCCCGAGGCTCGTAAATTGACGGCTCTGGGTGTCTTCTCTGCCTTACTGCGGCCGCGAGATACATTCAGTCGGGGCCGGAAACCCTCCAAGAGCATCGTACAGAACCTAAACGGCGTCATAAGCAATGGGGAACTGCTACTTATCCTAGGACGACCTGGAGCTGGGTGCAGTACGGTCGCAAAAACATTGTGTGGGAAGCTTGACGGGCTGAAGCTAGATCCTGAATCGGTCTTCCATTACCATGGCATTCCACACCAACAGACACCCGAGAATGTCAAGAGAGCAATTCTTTACAACTACGGAACCGACAAACACTTCTCACATTTGACGGTTGGCCAGACTTTGGAGTTCGCAGCATCAATCCGAGCTCCCACCGAAAGACTACAGGGAATAACACGGACAGAATATGCAAAAGCTATAACAAAAGTTGTTGTAGCCGTGTTCGGTCTGAGTCACACATATAGCACTGAAGTCAAAGACGTGACAGAGGGTGAGCGCAAGCGAGTTAGTATTGCCGAGGTAATCCTGTCGGGAGCATCTTTAGCTGCATGGGACAAGTCAACTCAGAGCCTAGCTTCAACAGAGGCATTGAAGTTTGTGCAGTCTTTGCGGCTGGTAGCAGATTTGGGTTCATCTTCCCATGTTGTGGCCGCTTATGAAGCTAGCGAAGCAATGTATGATCTATTTGACAAGACTCTGTTGTTGTACGAAGGCCGCCAGATATTCTACGGCTCTTCTTCTGAGGCTAAGGGCTTTTTCGAGCGCCAAGGGTGGTATCGCCATCCACACCAGAGTACTGCCGAATTCCTCACTTCAATTACCAATCCCACGGAGAGGCAGCCACGTCGGGGTATGGAGAACAGAGTCCCTCGAACCCCGAAAGACTTTGAGACGTACTGGTGCCAGTCCCCAGAGTATCAAGAGCTACAGAGGGAGATGAGTGGTCATAAGCAGATTGTGGGTGCTCACTCGAGAGAACGCCTGCTCGACCCTGAACTGGACGAAGAACAGAAACAGCTGAGAAAGACGCAATTTGGTTCGCAGTATCCCGGTATATTGCTGCAAGTAAGACTCACCACCATTCGCGCTTATCAGCGAGCTTGGAACGAACGTGCTTCAGCAGCATGCAAGATTACAGTGAACTTCATTATAGCCCTGTTGATCGGCTCAATGTTTTACAATACACCTGCAACGACCGCTGGATTCTTCTCGAAGGGTTCCGTGCTTTTCTACCTAGTGATGCTCAACTCCTTCCTGCCACTAACCGAGTTGAGCAGTCAACTTTCCCAGCGTCCGGTGGTGGAAAAGCATGCCTCATTTGGCTTCTACTACCCCATGGCCGAATCACTCGCCATTTTATTGAGTGAAATCCCCAAGAatttccttctcgtcctTGTGAACACCATTGTCATATACTTCATGAGCAACCTTCGCCGCGAACCTTCGCAATTCTTCATATGCTTTCTTATCAACTTCGTGTTGATCCATGTGGCTAGTGCAGCCTTCCGGATGACAGCGGCAGTGACAAAGACACTCGCGCAAGTACAAGCCCTCGCTGGGATGCTGGTACTTTGGGTTTTCATATTCACGGGCTTCATTATCCCGGAGCCTCGAATGCCCCATTGGTTCGAATTTGTCCATGATATCAACCCCATATATTACGCATATGAAGCCCTAGTCGCCAACGAGTTCCACGGTCGGGAGTTTGGCTGTGCCGAGTTCGTACCCTCTCAGCCCAACCTCCAGACTAATGCATATATTTGCTCAGCTGTCGGGGCTGTTGCTGGACATCGTACTGTTAGTGGTGACGACTATATCTGGCAGACCTACAGGTATACCTACGACCATGTGTGGAGAAACTTTGGTATTCTTATTGTTTTCCTGGTCGGTTGGATGGGTCTTTATTTCGTTGTGACGGAGTTCATTGCACACTCAACTATTCATTTCGGAAGCAAATCGGCTTATCTCAGGCACGAAGAGCATCgcaaagacgaagaagctgGAAAAGGCCCGGTGACTCCAGACCAAGATACCACTGGCAATGTGAGACAGAATAAATTCAGTTTCATTGAACCTCAGCGAAATGACTTGAGCTGGCGCGATGTGGTATGCGAAATCCACACAAGTAGTGGAAACCATCGGATTCTGGACCAGGTGACTGGTTGGGCCAAGCCAGGGACGATAACGGCGTTGATGAGCCATAACAGTGTCCAGAAGGCTGAACTACTGAAGGTGTTGGCACAGCGTTTCACAACAGGTACAGTTAGTGGAGACATACTCTTCAACAACTGCCTTCTGAGCTCGAATTTCCAGCGGAAGATGGGCTATGTTCAACAACAGGATATTCATTTGGACACAGCAACTGTTCGCGAGGCTTTGCGGTTTAGCGCAGTGCTACGTCAACCACACTCCGTCTCCAAGGAGGACAAACACACGTATGTTGAGCAAATAATCAAGGCACTGGAAATGGAGGACTATGCCGACTCTGTCGTTGGAGTGGTTGGAGAAGGCTTGAACGTCAAGCAGCGGAGGCTTTTGAGTATAGGAGTAGAATTGGCTGCGAAGCCAGAGATTCTGTTCGTGGAAGAGCCTGTCAG CGGTCTCGAGGTGCAAAATTCACGCGCAATCTACCGTATTCTTCAAAAATTGGCAGACGCCGGACAGACAATAATCTGCACGCTGCAACCCAGCATGATGGCATTCAAGCAAGTTGACCAGCTCCTATTCCTCTCCGGCGAGGGTAGAACTGTATACTTCGGATCCACCGGCGAGAATGCACAGCCTTTGCTAGACTATGTCGAATCCAACGGTGCCTCCCGGGCCCTCAGACAAGACGAAGATGCCGCCGAATACATAGTTGAGATCCTCTCCACGGCCACCAACAAATATGGGGAGACCTGGCCCGATATCTGGGCCAAAAACAACCAAGTTGACCCCATCCACGAAGAATTCGAGAACGTTCACAcgcagaacaacaacaacccaaaaGACAACAAAGAATTCGCCATCCCACTACACCTCCAattccccatcatcttccgccgAACCCTCCAACAATACCGGCGCTcacccctctccatcctatccagaatcctcctccaaataAGCGCCGTCCTCATCATTACCTTCTCCTTCTACAAACACGGCACCTCAATCAGCGGCCTCCAAGaaaccatcttctccgcattcATGATCTGCACTCTCTTCATCCCTATCGTCCACCAaatcatccccttcctcaccaaACACCACACAATATACCAAACCCGCGAACGCCTCACCAAAACCTACTCCAGCAAAGTCCTCATCCTATCCCTCATCCTGACTGAACTCCTGTACCAAATCCCCCTCAGCATCTGCATCTGGgcaatctactactaccccatctcagacaccaccaccaccacccaatccACCCCCCGCCAaggcctcatcctcctcttcttcatccaattcttcctctacgccctctccttcgccctcctcaccatctccacctcaaccCTCATACTAGCCACCTGCACATTCATGGCCCTGACCTTCAACGGCGTCATGCAACCTCCCCACGCCCTCCCCGGCTTCTGGATGTTCATGTACCGCGTCTCCCCATTCACATACTTCGTTGCAGGCGTTACTTCTACCCAGCTCCATGGCGTGGCGGTTGATTGCAGCAGTGCTGAGTTGGCGGTGTTCGATCCGCCCCCGGGGCAGACTTGTGTTGAGTATCTGGGTGATTATTTGAAAACGGTGCCGGGGCGGTTGATAAGCCCGGAGGCGATGACGAGTTGTGAGTATTGTCCATATTCAACTGCGGATCAGTTCCTCGCGGAGAGGGACTATCGGTTTGAtcggagatggatggattttGGTGTCGGGTGGGCTTTTGTGGGGTTTAATCTGGGGGTTGCTGTGTTGGTTTATTATGTCttttgggggaggaggtggaggtcgaGGTTGGGGGCTTGGGAGAGAGttgtgatgtggtggaggaggtttaCAAGGTAA